From Plectropomus leopardus isolate mb unplaced genomic scaffold, YSFRI_Pleo_2.0 unplaced_scaffold14997, whole genome shotgun sequence:
TGTGCTCCcacctgagaaaatttgttcCCACATGATAATAttttgttcccacaagataataACTAGTTCCCTCGAGATGACCTCATATCCCCTCTGCGGCCTTTAGCGGCTCTGCAGGTGTCCGAGAGTAAACGGCGCCGTGGGTCACGAACCTCGGCGGGTTTCCTCCCCAGCAGCAGGTAAACCGCCGTGGCCTCGTTGTATTTCTGGCCCTCCAGCGCTCTCAGCACTTCCTCCTGAGGGAAGCCCATCGTCTccatcagctctgattggtcagaaaacagaaaatgcttCGCTCAGCTGTGGTCGGCAGACTTCGCGTGTTAGATTTATTAAATCCGGACGATCGGCTGATTCCGAAGAGTGACCTCATCAAACAGAGAGGATGATGGGACTTCGGACTGACCGATGCGTGCGAAGTCGTTGAAGTCTTGCTCTGGTTCGCTGTACGTTTTCAGCTCCTTCTCACTGTAGCCGATGTTCATCCATCGATCCTTCATGATTTgctgagggacacacacacacacgcacacgcacacgcacacacacacacacacacacacacacacaaaaacaaacaaacaaacaaacaaacaaacaaacaaacaggagcgGCTTCATTCAGCTGTTAAACATTTTGGGTTCACAGACTGTGTGAACGTTTCCACCTGATACTGATACTAAACCTGAGCAATTCAGCTCGACTTCTTACAAAAATATTGGAAGAAAGCAACGAGCAAGTTCACGCAGAAAACCGGAAAAagttaaatacttttaataacaaaatgaagACAATCATAAACAgtttcttgaaatttgcagaacactttttgccaagttgcactttgcttttttccatgttttcaaaagagagAC
This genomic window contains:
- the LOC121964281 gene encoding serine/threonine-protein kinase MARK1-like, with translation MSTDCENLLKKLLVLNPGKRGSLQQIMKDRWMNIGYSEKELKTYSEPEQDFNDFARIELMETMGFPQEEVLRALEGQKYNEATAVYLLLGRKPAEVRDPRRRLLSDTCRAAKGRRGDMRSSRGN